In the genome of Coraliomargarita algicola, one region contains:
- a CDS encoding carbohydrate-binding family 9-like protein has product MIDLRQLTPPTRSAGGNRARQCWLLLAPAMLLLGGCHTASIAPPPAPQNLLAHWSSESVTVDGRLLESVWEHAVAYPLSFSLADSPEGQSPSEAGTVRLAWDNEYLYAAFEFQDSDVIEEGDADQLQQQRTGDVAELFLKPQGQPWYWEFHVTARARKSAFFFPSQGRSGLPSNFDFEHGTRAGAMIDGTLNEWSDQDGGWTAEMAIPLRELSVQGEDFAPDSEWRVLAARYNYAFSLPAPELSSAPQLPRTSFHDHPHYGFLQFQKPHSAAAATETPDTAN; this is encoded by the coding sequence ATGATCGATTTGAGACAGTTGACTCCTCCCACCCGTTCTGCGGGTGGGAATCGGGCTCGACAGTGCTGGTTGTTGCTGGCTCCGGCCATGCTCCTCCTCGGAGGCTGTCACACGGCGAGCATTGCGCCTCCCCCTGCACCGCAGAATCTGCTCGCGCATTGGAGCAGTGAAAGCGTCACAGTGGATGGCCGCTTGCTGGAATCGGTCTGGGAGCACGCGGTCGCCTATCCGCTGAGCTTCTCGCTGGCCGACAGCCCGGAGGGGCAGTCCCCCTCCGAAGCTGGAACTGTGCGCCTGGCCTGGGACAACGAATATCTCTACGCGGCCTTCGAGTTTCAGGACTCGGACGTGATTGAAGAAGGCGATGCCGACCAACTGCAGCAGCAACGAACGGGCGATGTCGCAGAGCTGTTTCTCAAACCGCAGGGGCAACCTTGGTATTGGGAATTCCACGTGACCGCGCGCGCTCGCAAAAGCGCCTTCTTCTTTCCCAGTCAGGGGCGCTCAGGCCTGCCGAGTAATTTCGATTTTGAGCATGGCACCCGCGCTGGCGCGATGATCGATGGCACGCTAAACGAGTGGAGCGACCAGGACGGTGGTTGGACGGCCGAGATGGCCATTCCGCTGCGCGAGCTCAGCGTGCAAGGCGAAGACTTCGCCCCCGACAGTGAATGGCGTGTATTGGCGGCTCGATACAATTACGCGTTCTCCTTGCCCGCGCCCGAACTGTCTTCTGCCCCTCAACTTCCACGAACCTCTTTCCACGACCACCCCCACTACGGATTTCTTCAATTCCAGAAACCGCACAGTGCGGCGGCAGCGACCGAAACGCCGGACACGGCAAACTAG
- a CDS encoding Gfo/Idh/MocA family oxidoreductase: protein MNNKKELRLGLIGAGRRGAFAQYMHQPENNVFLTAAADTDPEALKAFQETIEREVYVTEDYHELLARPDIDAVLISTPDDLHEEHAIAALKAGKGVYLEKPIAITIEGCDRILETAREQNAKLYVGHNLRHFAVMRKMKELIDSGAIGEVKTAWCRHFISYGGDAYYKDWHAERSRTTSLLLQKGAHDIDVLHWLCGGYTETVTAMGELSLYDQITDRRDPEVKGDTYWNMDNWPPLSQKGLNPVIDVEDINMMLMRLDNGVIATYQQCHYSPDAWRNYTIIGTEGRIENFGDMSGECMIKLWNKRHNYQAEGDAEFIIPKEEGSHGGADPKIIDEFIRYMRDEGGGTITSPVSARYSAVTGCKATESLRNGAIPVQVPTLAKDLADYFDKSTGQ from the coding sequence ATGAATAACAAAAAAGAATTACGACTTGGCTTGATCGGAGCGGGACGACGCGGGGCATTCGCCCAATACATGCATCAGCCGGAGAACAATGTTTTCCTCACGGCCGCTGCCGATACCGATCCGGAAGCGCTTAAAGCGTTTCAGGAAACAATCGAGCGCGAGGTCTACGTGACCGAAGACTATCATGAATTACTGGCACGCCCCGATATCGACGCGGTGCTCATTTCCACGCCGGATGATCTGCACGAGGAACACGCGATCGCGGCATTGAAGGCGGGTAAAGGCGTCTATCTCGAGAAGCCGATCGCTATCACCATTGAGGGTTGCGACCGCATCCTGGAGACCGCGCGCGAGCAAAATGCCAAACTCTACGTCGGGCACAATCTGCGCCACTTTGCTGTGATGCGTAAGATGAAGGAGTTGATCGACTCCGGCGCGATTGGCGAAGTTAAGACCGCTTGGTGCCGTCACTTCATTTCCTACGGCGGCGACGCTTACTACAAAGACTGGCACGCCGAGCGTAGCCGCACCACCAGCCTGCTGCTGCAAAAAGGTGCGCACGACATCGATGTGCTGCACTGGCTCTGCGGCGGTTACACCGAAACGGTCACCGCCATGGGCGAGCTCTCGCTCTATGATCAGATCACCGATCGGCGCGATCCGGAGGTCAAGGGCGACACCTACTGGAACATGGATAACTGGCCGCCGCTCTCGCAAAAGGGGCTGAATCCGGTCATCGATGTTGAGGATATTAATATGATGTTGATGCGCCTGGATAACGGCGTGATCGCTACGTATCAGCAATGCCACTACAGCCCGGATGCCTGGCGCAACTACACTATCATCGGCACCGAAGGACGCATTGAAAACTTCGGCGACATGTCGGGAGAGTGTATGATCAAGCTGTGGAATAAGCGTCACAACTATCAAGCCGAAGGGGATGCCGAGTTTATCATTCCTAAAGAGGAGGGCTCGCATGGCGGGGCCGACCCCAAGATTATTGACGAATTTATCCGCTACATGCGCGACGAGGGCGGCGGCACCATTACCTCCCCCGTGTCGGCCCGCTATAGCGCGGTCACCGGCTGCAAGGCCACCGAGTCGCTCAGAAACGGCGCGATCCCGGTCCAGGTGCCGACCTTAGCGAAGGATCTGGCTGACTATTTCGATAAGTCTACCGGACAGTAA
- a CDS encoding sodium:solute symporter family protein: MDLGIIGVILAIVIGFAIYSQRYTRSVADFLSANRCAGRYLLTVASGSAGMGAISIVATWEKFYQSGFTALFWGQMLAPLGLLMALSGWIIYRYRETRAMTLAQFLEMRYSRRFRVFSGALCWLSGVLNYGIFPAVTARFFIYFLGLPVHMWTVPGTGLELNLTLGVVMAIILISALFVTLSGGQISVMVTDFIQGQISNIVFLILLGVMLYLFPWSVIVDTLMQAPEGASKLNPFDTGSLPDFNPLFFLILMFLTVYNYMVWQGSQGYNASAISPHEAKMAGILAQFRSGVTYLLIPLAAICAYVLMNAPVHEAATLATQSTLDAIGDPQLAKQMTTTVAMSQILPIGVVGLLAVVMIMASLGTDTTYLHSWGSIFVQDVLFPIRQLRGHEDRLTPETHLRWLRWSIVGVAAFTWCFSMIFPLKEYILMYFQATGAIFTGGAGAVLIGGLYWKRGTTSGAWASMIVGSFLAVGGILTINIIWPNAVPALQNAYPASEWIQSLPEKFWLNGVHMAFLASLSATATYVIVSLLSPDPQLNMDKLLHRGEYEAKTPEGADHIAPVVTGWRGLLPGAEFTRGDRIIYYLKLGWVMFFFVTFIGISLWQVFYKWPDQWWANWWLINLILTGVTGTLTTIWFLIGGFKDLKAMFARLSTIQRDAEDDGTVN, encoded by the coding sequence GTGGACCTCGGGATCATCGGAGTGATTCTCGCGATTGTTATCGGGTTCGCCATCTACTCGCAGCGATACACGCGCAGTGTGGCGGATTTTCTGTCGGCCAACCGTTGCGCCGGTCGCTACTTGCTGACCGTGGCCTCGGGCTCGGCGGGTATGGGGGCGATTTCGATCGTGGCGACTTGGGAGAAGTTTTATCAATCGGGCTTCACTGCCTTGTTTTGGGGGCAGATGTTGGCGCCGCTCGGGCTGCTGATGGCGCTGTCGGGCTGGATCATCTACCGCTACCGTGAGACGCGGGCCATGACGCTCGCCCAGTTTCTGGAGATGCGCTACAGCCGCCGCTTTCGTGTCTTTAGCGGGGCCCTGTGCTGGTTGAGTGGTGTGTTGAACTATGGGATTTTTCCGGCGGTCACGGCGCGGTTTTTCATCTACTTTCTGGGATTACCGGTCCACATGTGGACGGTGCCGGGCACGGGCTTGGAGTTGAATCTCACCCTCGGTGTTGTCATGGCGATCATCCTGATCTCGGCCTTGTTTGTGACGCTGAGCGGCGGCCAGATCTCGGTCATGGTGACGGACTTTATCCAGGGGCAGATCAGTAACATCGTCTTTCTGATATTGCTCGGGGTGATGCTCTATCTCTTTCCGTGGAGCGTCATTGTCGATACCCTCATGCAGGCACCGGAGGGCGCATCCAAGCTCAACCCTTTCGATACAGGCTCACTGCCGGACTTCAATCCGCTCTTCTTTTTGATCCTGATGTTCCTCACCGTCTATAACTACATGGTGTGGCAAGGCAGTCAGGGCTATAACGCTTCGGCGATCAGCCCGCATGAGGCGAAGATGGCAGGCATTCTCGCGCAGTTCCGCAGTGGGGTCACTTATTTGCTGATCCCGCTGGCCGCTATCTGTGCCTATGTGCTGATGAATGCGCCGGTGCACGAAGCCGCCACCCTGGCCACACAGTCGACGCTGGACGCGATCGGCGACCCTCAGTTGGCCAAGCAAATGACCACGACCGTGGCCATGTCGCAAATCCTGCCGATCGGAGTGGTCGGCTTGTTGGCGGTCGTCATGATCATGGCCTCGCTGGGCACGGACACCACTTACCTGCACTCCTGGGGCAGCATTTTCGTGCAGGACGTGCTCTTCCCGATCCGCCAATTGCGCGGACACGAAGATCGCTTAACTCCCGAAACCCATCTGCGCTGGTTGCGCTGGTCCATCGTCGGGGTGGCCGCGTTCACTTGGTGCTTTAGTATGATTTTCCCACTCAAGGAATACATCCTCATGTATTTCCAAGCCACCGGCGCGATCTTCACCGGCGGCGCGGGTGCCGTGCTCATCGGCGGGCTCTACTGGAAACGTGGCACCACCTCCGGCGCATGGGCATCGATGATTGTGGGCTCCTTCCTCGCGGTGGGCGGCATCCTGACGATTAATATCATCTGGCCCAATGCCGTGCCGGCTTTACAGAATGCCTACCCCGCCAGCGAATGGATACAGTCCCTTCCGGAAAAATTCTGGCTGAATGGTGTGCACATGGCCTTCCTCGCCTCCCTCTCCGCAACGGCTACTTATGTGATCGTCAGCCTGCTCTCTCCCGATCCGCAGCTCAACATGGACAAGCTGCTGCACCGTGGCGAATACGAGGCCAAGACACCTGAGGGAGCCGACCACATAGCACCCGTAGTGACCGGCTGGCGCGGACTGCTGCCCGGAGCGGAATTCACCCGGGGCGACCGGATCATTTACTACCTGAAACTGGGCTGGGTCATGTTCTTCTTTGTCACTTTCATCGGCATCAGCCTCTGGCAAGTCTTCTACAAATGGCCCGACCAATGGTGGGCAAACTGGTGGCTTATCAACCTCATCCTGACCGGCGTAACCGGCACCCTCACCACTATCTGGTTCCTCATCGGCGGCTTTAAGGATCTGAAGGCGATGTTCGCCCGCCTGTCCACTATCCAGCGCGACGCCGAGGACGACGGCACCGTTAACTAG
- a CDS encoding LacI family DNA-binding transcriptional regulator, with protein sequence MQNTPNKRPTIYDVAKLAGVSHATVSRVVRGADIVKPTTIEIVKAAIEKLGYRPDPALSALAAYRSNMQPHQGHGETLAFIDCDGSEYSEIVYAGSLKEASSLGYQVEKYELSEQTREQHQLARQLYHRGVRGLIFGPSNQERELSGWNWDEHAALTLGTLMHSPRLHAVAADYFFGAYSACHLLRGRGCQRIGLAIDPSLEARTSHRWLGGYCAAMDGLNQNIYRKPWPPAKHFRTWCRRKKIDGIVTIHGELREYWEENFGNFLMISSLDNQVNKEGQHYVLEPSGLGEEAIRMIHHLLLKREYGLPTKPRIVMIPGTWTGINEIPNSN encoded by the coding sequence ATGCAAAATACCCCCAATAAACGACCTACAATTTATGATGTGGCAAAGTTGGCCGGAGTCAGTCACGCCACTGTATCTCGGGTCGTGCGCGGCGCAGACATCGTCAAGCCCACAACGATTGAAATAGTAAAAGCAGCCATTGAAAAATTAGGTTATCGCCCCGATCCAGCTCTATCCGCTCTGGCCGCATATCGCTCGAATATGCAGCCGCATCAAGGCCATGGTGAGACCTTGGCCTTTATAGATTGCGACGGTTCTGAATATTCAGAAATCGTATATGCAGGGAGTTTAAAAGAAGCGTCCTCACTCGGCTATCAAGTCGAGAAATATGAACTGTCTGAACAAACCCGCGAACAACATCAACTTGCTAGACAACTGTATCACCGAGGAGTCCGTGGATTGATATTCGGCCCCAGCAATCAAGAAAGAGAGCTGAGCGGGTGGAACTGGGATGAACATGCGGCACTGACCTTAGGAACCTTAATGCACTCCCCGAGGCTGCATGCCGTGGCCGCAGACTACTTCTTTGGAGCTTACTCAGCCTGCCACCTATTACGGGGGCGAGGTTGCCAGAGAATCGGTTTAGCCATTGACCCGAGCCTCGAGGCCCGAACCAGCCATCGATGGCTGGGAGGATATTGCGCCGCAATGGATGGTCTTAATCAAAATATCTACCGAAAACCTTGGCCTCCCGCAAAACATTTTCGCACATGGTGCCGGCGCAAAAAGATCGACGGAATCGTCACTATCCACGGAGAATTGAGGGAATACTGGGAAGAGAATTTTGGAAATTTCCTAATGATATCTAGCTTAGACAATCAAGTAAACAAAGAGGGACAGCACTATGTCTTGGAACCGAGCGGTCTTGGCGAAGAAGCCATCCGTATGATCCATCACTTGCTACTAAAAAGAGAATACGGCCTACCTACGAAACCGAGGATAGTAATGATACCGGGCACGTGGACCGGCATCAATGAAATACCGAACTCAAACTGA
- a CDS encoding sodium:solute symporter family protein — MKSVADFMSGGRVAGRYLLAVARGEMQAGAVVFVAVFEIISRAGFTWTWWSWINIPVGLMISITGFVVYRYRETRAMTLAQFFELRYSKRFRVFTGFLGFFAGIVNFGIIPVIGARVITTFIGLPPVTEVLGYDVATHMIVMALLLSVTLYLTLVGGQITVMVTDCIEGMLSQILYLVVIVSLLLMFDWGQITDVLTDRPDGESLINPFDSLSLKDFNIWFILMAAFVNVYGTMAWQNQSAYNSAGLTAHENRMGSILGRWREFGKQALVYLLAMCAMTYMMHPDFLQESIQVNNALAMIPGENSQDQMRIPMAVSYLLPIGVKGAFCAILIMGIFGGDSTHLHSWGSLFVQDILVPLRKKPFGPKQHVKILRRSIAGVAIFAFIFGAMFPQTEFIAMWWAVTTAIYVGGAGAVIIGGLYWKKGTTTGAWAALLTGSSLAVSGIIARLIWAESFPLHGMQVSFIATLCAITVYVLVSLLTCKEDFNLDRMLHRGKYAKIVDAVGDAKMQTVDYKNKGILERILNFNEHFTFGDKCISYGLFAWSMLWFSTFVIGSIWNLISPWSEEVWKSFWHVTGVGIPVCMALITAVWFTWGGVRDIIALFSRLKVEQVNELDDGTVLGHQNLDEAQVTGKTDSH, encoded by the coding sequence GGACATGGTGGTCATGGATTAACATACCTGTGGGGCTCATGATCTCGATCACAGGGTTTGTTGTCTACCGGTATCGTGAGACGCGGGCGATGACCTTGGCTCAATTTTTCGAGTTGCGTTATAGTAAGCGCTTTCGGGTTTTTACAGGTTTCCTCGGCTTTTTCGCCGGGATCGTCAACTTTGGGATTATTCCGGTGATCGGTGCGCGTGTCATCACTACATTTATAGGATTACCTCCCGTCACGGAAGTCCTCGGGTATGACGTTGCGACTCACATGATCGTGATGGCACTGCTGCTGTCGGTCACACTCTACCTGACCCTGGTCGGTGGTCAGATCACTGTGATGGTGACTGATTGCATCGAAGGGATGCTTTCGCAGATTCTCTATTTGGTTGTTATTGTCAGTTTGCTGCTGATGTTTGATTGGGGGCAGATCACTGATGTGCTCACGGATCGCCCGGATGGAGAGTCTTTGATCAACCCTTTTGATTCTCTATCGCTGAAGGATTTCAATATATGGTTCATTCTCATGGCGGCGTTTGTGAACGTCTACGGAACAATGGCTTGGCAGAATCAGAGTGCCTACAACTCGGCCGGTCTGACCGCGCACGAAAACAGAATGGGTAGCATTCTCGGTCGCTGGCGGGAGTTTGGTAAACAAGCATTGGTCTACCTGCTCGCCATGTGTGCCATGACCTACATGATGCATCCGGATTTTCTTCAGGAGTCAATACAGGTGAACAACGCACTTGCGATGATCCCGGGAGAGAATTCACAAGATCAAATGCGTATTCCGATGGCAGTTTCGTATCTCTTGCCTATTGGAGTGAAAGGCGCGTTTTGTGCGATCTTGATCATGGGGATTTTTGGAGGGGACTCGACGCATTTGCATTCGTGGGGGAGTCTATTTGTACAGGATATTTTGGTTCCTTTGCGGAAGAAGCCATTTGGTCCCAAACAGCATGTTAAGATCCTTCGCCGATCCATTGCGGGGGTTGCCATCTTCGCTTTCATCTTCGGCGCCATGTTTCCGCAGACTGAGTTTATCGCAATGTGGTGGGCGGTCACGACGGCGATTTATGTCGGTGGTGCCGGTGCCGTGATCATTGGCGGACTCTATTGGAAAAAGGGCACAACTACTGGGGCATGGGCAGCCTTGCTTACGGGGTCCAGCCTAGCCGTTTCCGGAATCATTGCTCGTCTGATTTGGGCGGAGTCCTTTCCGCTACACGGAATGCAAGTGTCTTTCATCGCGACTCTGTGCGCGATTACCGTCTACGTGCTCGTGTCGTTGCTGACCTGCAAGGAGGATTTCAACCTGGATCGAATGTTGCACCGTGGGAAGTATGCTAAAATCGTCGATGCAGTTGGGGATGCTAAAATGCAGACTGTTGACTATAAAAACAAGGGGATCCTTGAGCGAATTCTCAATTTCAATGAACATTTCACGTTTGGTGATAAATGCATTTCCTACGGTTTATTTGCTTGGAGTATGCTTTGGTTTTCCACCTTTGTCATTGGTTCCATCTGGAACCTAATCTCGCCGTGGTCTGAAGAGGTTTGGAAGTCCTTCTGGCATGTCACCGGTGTTGGAATCCCGGTGTGTATGGCTTTGATTACTGCAGTTTGGTTTACCTGGGGCGGGGTGCGCGATATTATTGCACTTTTCTCACGCCTGAAAGTTGAGCAGGTGAACGAGTTGGACGACGGAACTGTCCTCGGGCATCAAAACTTGGATGAAGCCCAAGTAACTGGAAAGACAGATTCACATTGA